The Scyliorhinus canicula chromosome 5, sScyCan1.1, whole genome shotgun sequence genome window below encodes:
- the LOC119966319 gene encoding cytochrome c oxidase assembly factor 1 homolog isoform X1, translating into MFCNSWRMPVPTSALQQMAIYLGIVSGGGCAVMYYLMQQNFAKSEYYKLAIEELNKHDTALEALGAPPLQVRNIKLTDRNNRVDGISARIKIPVCGTRSAGYLHTYSVRDSAQKRWLLREAVLQLRDGQQVSVYPSTKDEDHQC; encoded by the exons AT gttTTGCAACTCTTGGAGGATGCCGGTTCCAACGAGTGCTCTGCAGCAGATGGCTATATACTTGGGAATAGTGTCtggaggaggatgtgcagttATGTATTACCTTATGCAGC AAAATTTTGCCAAGTCAGAATACTACAAGTTGGCGATAGAAGAACTCAACAAACATGACACTGCACTAGAAGCCCTGGGAGCTCCACCACTGCAAGTCCGAAATATCAAACTCACTGACAGGAACAATCGAGTGGATGGAATAAGTGCAAGG ATCAAAATCCCAGTATGTGGAACAAGGTCAGCTGGATATCTCCACACCTATTCTGTTAGAGACAGTGCACAGAAGAG ATGGCTTCTCCGAGAAGCTGTGTTGCAGTTGCGGGATGGTCAACAAGTTTCAGTCTACCCCTCGACCAAGGATGAAGACCACCAATGTTAA
- the LOC119966319 gene encoding cytochrome c oxidase assembly factor 1 homolog isoform X2: MPVPTSALQQMAIYLGIVSGGGCAVMYYLMQQNFAKSEYYKLAIEELNKHDTALEALGAPPLQVRNIKLTDRNNRVDGISARIKIPVCGTRSAGYLHTYSVRDSAQKRWLLREAVLQLRDGQQVSVYPSTKDEDHQC; this comes from the exons ATGCCGGTTCCAACGAGTGCTCTGCAGCAGATGGCTATATACTTGGGAATAGTGTCtggaggaggatgtgcagttATGTATTACCTTATGCAGC AAAATTTTGCCAAGTCAGAATACTACAAGTTGGCGATAGAAGAACTCAACAAACATGACACTGCACTAGAAGCCCTGGGAGCTCCACCACTGCAAGTCCGAAATATCAAACTCACTGACAGGAACAATCGAGTGGATGGAATAAGTGCAAGG ATCAAAATCCCAGTATGTGGAACAAGGTCAGCTGGATATCTCCACACCTATTCTGTTAGAGACAGTGCACAGAAGAG ATGGCTTCTCCGAGAAGCTGTGTTGCAGTTGCGGGATGGTCAACAAGTTTCAGTCTACCCCTCGACCAAGGATGAAGACCACCAATGTTAA